The Verrucomicrobiota bacterium region GCGATTTCGCTTTCTGGCTTCGTTTCTCCTCAGTCGCAGAGCCCTGGCTATGCTCCTTCGTCGTGCCTCGCCAGAAAGCGAAATCGCCTCCAGCAAAACCGGAATTTATTTTTGCACAGACCCTTAGCCGGGGAACGCTTGCCTGCGCTCGGGCATCGTGTGAGATGGTTTACCGTTCGTGAGGCAACGAATCCAACGTCCCGATTCTGCGAAATGCTGCAATCCGGCGAGCTGCGGCGAGCTGCAACCCGGCTCCGGGCACAGCATCCGCCTTCCCATGAACCGGAGCGCCGGACCGTGGCCTTTAGGCCGCTTCAACGCTGGACTCCGGAGAGTGCGCGGAAGCAGCCTGAAGGCTGCGGTCCGCGCGGTTTTCGGTTCAAAACCGAACGGTAGGGCGAGCCTGTCCCCAGCGAGCCGAGTCGGACGTGTTCCAAGCGCGTCGAGCGGCTCGCCGGGACGGACTCGCCCTACCGAGTTCATGGGCCGAGTGCAGGTCTTTTTGGAACAGGCATCTTCCCAAGAACCTTTTCACAGTATTGCTCGGCGCGCTTCCTCTTGTCGCCAGCCGGAGCGTCGCCGAAACCGTGGCACTGAGTCGGACGGTTGAGAGCGATAGAATTATTCGTCGAAGGCGCCGGGCTAGAGCACACGGGGGCGCGTGCGCTGCCCGTCGGGCCCAGCCAAGGGAGCGCTGGCCGGGTCTTGGGTCTCCGTGTGCTCCGTTTGTTCCGGTTGAGCTTCCGCAACCAGTCCGAGCGCGACCGCGGCCAGCCGATACTTGGAGAGCGCCTGCGGCTTCAGTTGAAAAGCCTGCAACAGCTCTTTGAACACGCCCGGCATCTCAAGCCGAAACTTCAATTCCAGGATGACGTGGTCTCTGGAAAGCAAGCAGCCTTCATGCGCACCGTTAAATGCGACACGGTTCGCGGCCACCGCGCGAATGTCCTCGTCCAGGGTCAGCCGAATCGGCCCGGCGCTGGTCGCAGCCACTCGAGCGGTTCTGCGGTAGGCAATTTCACAGACGGGTTTCAGGCGCCGGGCGACGAGACGTTGGTGGTACCAGAAACCCAACCAGTCCCGGTCGGGCGTGCCGTCGGCCAGATGCGCCAATGCGTCGATCTCGACGAGCGAACGGCGTTTGCTCACGAGGCCGCGCGTCTTGAGCTTGCGCTCCAAAAAAGCGAATTCGCTTGGGCCATATCGGCGAATCCGATATTTGCTCCGCCCGTACGACCCTTTGCGGTGGAACACATCGAATCGTTCGGTATCGAAGTAAAGGCTGGTGATGTGATAGGCATCGCCCAGGTCCGCGGATACGTGCGGGTCCGGCGACAACCGGGCGCGCGCCCAGTCACGGATGGGGGCGCAAAGCGCGGGCGGAACCAGGAACTTCAGTTCCGAGGCGAATTCCCGGTTTTCCCGCGAGTCGGTGGAGGGGGACATGGTGATTGGATATTAGTGACCTGAACCGCCTCCGCCGAGAAAACGTGGGTCTGCCTCGCCTCCCGGGCCGATCAAGAAGTCCACCGGAGCGCGCGGGTCTGAAAGCGCATCGCCAACCAACCTTTCGAACCGAGCCAGTCTTGGCGTCGGCTCCTGGCGGACTGCGGGCCGGATTGCTGCTGCGATTTCATCCACGAGGCGATGAACTCGTTCGGGCTGGAAAATCGTTTTGCTGAACTCGTCAAACCTGGACAGATACAGCTTCTTGAACGCCCCGACCTGGAAGACTCGTTCCATGAACCGGCTTTCCCCGCGCCACGGACGGTGGATGCTCAAGTTCTCGCTTTGGCTCTGCCCGCCCATCATCCCGAATTGGCCAAAGGAATGATCCAGGTCCCAAGGCAGGAATTGGAATTTGTGCGTCTTGGCATGCAAATAAACGAAGTAGTTGTGCCCCGGCCCCAGGATGCTGTCCAGAGTCGGAAGCCACGCCGTCACGGCCATGAACCGGGCGAACTCGTCGAGATCAAGGTAATCACCGAGCTTCGCGGCGAATTCGGTGTCCGAGGCGTTGGTGACCAGTTTGGCGAAATC contains the following coding sequences:
- a CDS encoding polyphosphate polymerase domain-containing protein, yielding MSPSTDSRENREFASELKFLVPPALCAPIRDWARARLSPDPHVSADLGDAYHITSLYFDTERFDVFHRKGSYGRSKYRIRRYGPSEFAFLERKLKTRGLVSKRRSLVEIDALAHLADGTPDRDWLGFWYHQRLVARRLKPVCEIAYRRTARVAATSAGPIRLTLDEDIRAVAANRVAFNGAHEGCLLSRDHVILELKFRLEMPGVFKELLQAFQLKPQALSKYRLAAVALGLVAEAQPEQTEHTETQDPASAPLAGPDGQRTRPRVL